DNA from Bacillota bacterium:
TGGTAGAAATGGGTGAGGATGCTCTCGAAGGTGAAGCCCCGGGTGGCCATCTCATGGGCCCCCCATTGGGATAGGCCGACGCCGTGGCCATACCCCTGCCCCTCGATGACGAAGAGGCCCGGGGTTTGACTGGCCGCCGGTCCCGGCAGAAAGACCTGCCCGATGCCGGTCAGGGCGAGGATGGTCGGCACCCCGCCCACCCGGACGGCGAACCGGCTCGCCTTCGTCCGTGGCGCGACCCCGGTCAGGCCCAGGAAGGCGCGTTCAGGCCAGGCCCGGAGGTCGAACTTGAGGCTCTTCATCCGCGTCGCGCCGACCGCTCCACGCAACCGTTCGCCGGCTATCGTGTACCGACCGTTGGTCCCCACGACGGTCACGTCGCGGGACCGCCCGCCCGGGGTCGGCCGGCCGGAGGTCAACCGCAGGAGTCGGCCGACCGCGGCCCCGGCCTGACCGGTAGCCTCCGGCAGCAGCTTATCGATGAGCCGCTCCAAAGACCGCCGGGTGTACACCACCATCCAGGGGTAAGGTCGCTCGTAGGTCTGGGCCACCCCACGCAGATAGGGCCGGTCAAGACCCCAGATGTCGGCGGCGCTATCGGTTCGCCCGCCGGCATGGGCGTGATAGTAGGTCGAGATCAGCCGCCCGTCGTAGGTCGCCACCAGAGCCCGCGTGCCGTCCACGGCCGCGTCGCTTGAAGCCCGTTCGCTATCCCGGCCGCCGTAGGCTTGGCTCTTGGTGGTGGCGCTGAGGTCGTAGCCGTACTTCTCGAAGCCACCCAGGTTGGCCAGGGCATAGGTCCTGGCCGCCACGGCCTGGGCCTTGAGGGCCTCGATGGGCCAGGAGGAAGGCATCTCCTCGGCCACCACCCCTCTGAGGTACTGCTCCAGGGGCAGGCGGTTGACCCCAGACAGCAGCCCCTGCGGGCCGCGAATGACGGTGAAGTCGCCGCGGTAGCGTCGTCCATTCACCCTCAGTTCGGTGTCGGCGGACCGGACCACCTCGATCGGACCGCTTACGACCCCGCTGGACCGCCCTTCGGCGGTGAAGACTTCGAGCCCGGCCGCCTCGGGGCGGCCATCGGGGACGGCTCCGCGCTCGACCGGGAGACCGGCCAGGCGGCCCGCCGAGACTTCCTGGTCGGCCTGAGCGGGCTCGCGGAAAGGCCCGCCGGCGGCTCGGTACCCGGCCACCTCGGCCCAGACGGCGGGCCGCAGTCCGGCGGCTTCCATCTCGGCGGCCATCGCCCGGGCCAGCCAGGCCGAGGCGAAGGCCCGGCTGGTGATGGCCGGGCCGGCCAAGCGGATGGACGCCCCGCGTTCAGTCAGGGCCAGCGACATCCCGCCCATCGTGGCCAGGCCCCCGACCCGGACGTCCACCGCCGCGTCCTGCTCGCCGACGCCGATGCGGACCAGAGTTCCGTCGGTGGCGGCCGAAGCCTGCCCGCCCCCGAGGCCCAAGACCGCCCCGAGGACGGCCAGGACCAGCGACCGGGTCGAGCCCTTGAAGAGCCGGCGGGCCGGGGTCAACGTGGTCACCTTCCCATCTCATCGCGCATGGCTTTCAGCCGCTCAAGATCAGCCAGTCGTCCTTCATCCGGGGTTTCCAGAAGCCCCGGCCGGTCGGCCAACTGTGGCTCGGCGACCAGGGCCCGGAAGCTCTCGAGGCCGACGTGGCCCTGGCCGATGGCGGCGTGCCGGTCGCGGTGCGACCCGAGTTCGCCAAGGGAATCGTTGAGATGAAGGACCTTCACCCGGGCAAGCCCGATGACTCCCTCGACCTCGTCGAGAAAAGTCCGCAGCCCGGCCCGACCCCGGAGGTCGTACCCGGCCACCAGGGCATGGCAGGTGTCCAGACAGACGCCGAGCCGCCCGACGTTCCCCGAGCCGACCGCCCGCATGACCGTGGCGATTTCCCCGAGGCTCCCGCCGACATCCCCGCCCCCGCCACCGCTGTTCTCCAGGAGCAGGGCGACGCCCTCGGCCGCCGGGTCGGCCTTGAGCGAGGCTTCCAGCACAGCGGCCACGGCCGTGGCCACCCGCTCGAGGGCCTCGTCGCGGTCGCCTGGAGACGACCCCAGGTGGGTGACCACGAAAGGCGACCCGAGCGTGCCCGCCCGGACGAGGTCGAGGGCCAGGGTCTCCAGAGTGTACTCGCGATTGTTCGGGACATCGGTGGCCAGATTGACAAAATAGGGAACGTGGACGACGAGGGGGGTCACCCCCCCGTCCTCCAGTTCCCTTTGCATCCTGGCCGCTTCCTTCGGGTCAATGGGCTTGGCCGCCCCGCCCCGTGGACTCCGGGAGAAGACCTGGACGGTCTCCATCCCTTCCTCCCGGGCTGTGCCGGCCATCGACGTCCAGCCCTTGCCGATCGACAGGTGCGCGCCGAACCTCAAGGCCGCCGGCCTCGCTCAGCGCCGGCGCCGGTCGTCATGGTCGTACCCGCGGGGTCCCGGTCGGCCGGGACCGCCCCCGCGCCCCCGGTCCGGACCGCCCCGCCCGCCGCGGTCGGAAGTCTCCCGCTCTGAACGCGGGCTGGCCCCGGGGAGTAGTTCTCGCCGGGACAGGTTGATTCGGCCGAGCCGGTCGATCTCGATCACCTTGACCATGATCTCGTCGCCCACGTTGACAACGTCTTCCACCCGGTCGACGTGGCCCTCGGCCAGCTCGCCGATGCGGACCAGGCCTTCCTTGCCGGGCAGGATCTCCACGAAGGCGCCGAAATCGACCACCCGCATGACCTTGCCGAGGTAGGTCGTACCGACCTCGACCTCCTTGATCAGGTTCTCGATGATCTTGGCCGCCTTGTGCCCGCTCTCCATGTTCGTCGAGGCAATGTAAACGCGGCCGTCGTCTTCGATGTCGATCTCCACGCCGGTGTCGGCGATGATCTTGTTGATCGTCTTGCCGCCCGGACCAATGACTTCGCGAATCTTGTCCGGGTCGATCTGCATGACAATGATCCTCGGGGCGAAGGGCGAGAGTTCCGGCCGCGGCTCGGCAATGGTCCCGTGGATCTTGTCCAGGATGAAGAGCCGTCCCTGGCGGGCTTGCTCCAGGGCCCGCTCGAGGATGTCCCGGTTGATCCCGGCGATCTTCATGTCCATCTGGATGGCGGTCACGCCCGTATGCGTCCCGGCCACCTTGAAGTCCATATCGCCGAGGGCGTCCTCAATCCCCTGAATGTCGGTGAGCACGGCGACCTTCCCATCGTACTGGACCAGGCCCATGGCCACTCCGGCCACCGGGGCCTTGAGCGGTACGCCGGCGTCCATCAGTGACAGAGTGCTCGCGCAGACGCTGGCCATCGAAGTCGAGCCGTTGGACTCGAGGACCTCGGAGACCAGACGGATGGCGTAGGGGAACTCGTCTTCGCCCGGGATGAGCGGCTCGAGGGCTCGTTCGGCGAGGGCGCCGTGGCCAATCTCGCGCCGGCCCGGACCACGCAGCGGCCGCGTCTCCCCGACCGAATAGGGGGGGAAGTTATAGTGGTGCATGTACCGCTTGAACTCCTCCGGGCTGAGGTCGATCAGTTTTTGGACGTCGGACACCGTCCCGAGGGTGGTGGCCGTCATCACCTGAGTCTGACCGCGGGTGAAGAGGCCCGACCCATGGGCCCTCGGTAGGAGTCCGACCTCGCAGGTGATCGGGCGGATCTCGTCGTGGCGCCGGCCGTCGGGCCGCGTTCCCTGGTTGACGATCATGTCCCGGACCTGTTCCTTGAGGATCTTCCCGAGGACGCTGGAGATTTCTTTCTGCCGATCCGGGAACTGCTCCGACAACTGCTCGATGAAGCGGGCCATCGTCTCCTGGGTGTCCTTCTCCCGAGCCAACTTGTCCGGGTTCTGGGCGGCCCGGCGGAGTTCGGCGGTGGCCGCGGCGCGAGCCGCCTGGTCCACCTCCGGAGAGGCCTTGAAGACGGCCATCTGGCGTTTCGGTTTGCCGATCTCCCGCTGCATCTCTTCCTGGAGGGCGACGATTTCCTTGATCTTCTCATGGCCGAAAAGGATGGCCCCGAGGACGTCCTTCTCCGAGACTTCCTTGGCCCCGGCCTCGACCATCAGGATGGCGTCTTTGGTCCCGGCCACGGTCAGATGCAGGACGCTCTTCTGAGACTGCTCGTTGGTGGGATTGAGGACGTACTCGCCGTCGACGATCCCGACCATGACCGCCCCGATCGGTCCGCCGAAGGGGACGTCCGAGATGGTCAGGGCGCAGGAGGCCCCGAGCATCGCGCAGATTTCCGGGGAGTGGTCGTGGTCCACGGACATGATCGTGGCGACGATCTGCACGTCATTACGAAACCCCTCGGGGAAGAGGGGTCGGATGGGGCGGTCGGTCAACCGGGCCTCGAGGATGGCCTTCTCGGTCGGCCGGCCCTCACGGCGGAAGATCCCCCCCGGAATCCGTCCCACCGCGTACGTCCGTTCCTCGACGTCAACAGTGAGCGGAAAAAAATCAATGCCCTCCCTGGGCGCGGCCGAGGCGGTGGCGGTCACCAGGACGGCCGTGTCGCCGTAACGTACCAGGACGGCCCCGCCTGCTTGCTTGGCCAGCTTGCCCGTCTCGATGGTCAACGGGCGACCGGCCAGATCCATTGTGTAGTTTTTCTGCACCCCTACTGTTCCTCCTTAGATCACAAACAGACTCTCAATGCCCTCTTTTTGCTGGGGCTTCTGCTTCGACGCTAAAAATATTATTTCCTGCCGACAGGAAAAAATGAAAGGCGGGGGACTCCCCCGCCTATTTCCTTAGCCCTAGACGCTCGACGATCTTCCGATAGCGCTCGACTTCGCTTTCCCGCAGGTAGTTCAGGAGCGCCCGGCGCTGGCCGACCATCTTCAACAGGCCGCGCCTGGAATGATGGTCCTTCTTGTGTTCCCGGAGATGCTCGGTAAGGTAGTTTATGCGTTCGGTCAGGATGGCGATCTGGACCTCCGGCGAGCCGGTGTCCTTGTCGTGCAACCGATACTGGTCGATGATCGCCTGCTTCTTGTCCGTTGGAAGAGCCATCTGCCCTTCCACCCCCTTTTTTGGTATCCCCGTGAGCCAAGAAAGCCGTCGGAGACTCGGGCGATCTGAGCTCGCGGATAAGGCGACGTTGGTTCCGGTCGCCACGCCACCCTATTTTAGCACATCGAGGTCGGATTGTAAAACGGTGAGAGGCCCGGGGCAAGCAGTTCGCGGGCCCGGCGGATGTCCCTGTTGACCTGCTTCTTCAACTCCTCGGCCGAGCCAAAGGTCATCTCCTCGCGCAGTCGCTTGAACAGGGCAACCTCGGCTTCCATCCCATAAAGGTCGCCCTGGAAGTCGAGCAAATGGACCTCCAGGCCGCGCTCGCCGACGCCGAAGGTC
Protein-coding regions in this window:
- the rpsO gene encoding 30S ribosomal protein S15; protein product: MALPTDKKQAIIDQYRLHDKDTGSPEVQIAILTERINYLTEHLREHKKDHHSRRGLLKMVGQRRALLNYLRESEVERYRKIVERLGLRK
- a CDS encoding SpoIID/LytB domain-containing protein; protein product: MTTLTPARRLFKGSTRSLVLAVLGAVLGLGGGQASAATDGTLVRIGVGEQDAAVDVRVGGLATMGGMSLALTERGASIRLAGPAITSRAFASAWLARAMAAEMEAAGLRPAVWAEVAGYRAAGGPFREPAQADQEVSAGRLAGLPVERGAVPDGRPEAAGLEVFTAEGRSSGVVSGPIEVVRSADTELRVNGRRYRGDFTVIRGPQGLLSGVNRLPLEQYLRGVVAEEMPSSWPIEALKAQAVAARTYALANLGGFEKYGYDLSATTKSQAYGGRDSERASSDAAVDGTRALVATYDGRLISTYYHAHAGGRTDSAADIWGLDRPYLRGVAQTYERPYPWMVVYTRRSLERLIDKLLPEATGQAGAAVGRLLRLTSGRPTPGGRSRDVTVVGTNGRYTIAGERLRGAVGATRMKSLKFDLRAWPERAFLGLTGVAPRTKASRFAVRVGGVPTILALTGIGQVFLPGPAASQTPGLFVIEGQGYGHGVGLSQWGAHEMATRGFTFESILTHFYQGVKVGPYRPVR
- a CDS encoding polyribonucleotide nucleotidyltransferase — encoded protein: MDLAGRPLTIETGKLAKQAGGAVLVRYGDTAVLVTATASAAPREGIDFFPLTVDVEERTYAVGRIPGGIFRREGRPTEKAILEARLTDRPIRPLFPEGFRNDVQIVATIMSVDHDHSPEICAMLGASCALTISDVPFGGPIGAVMVGIVDGEYVLNPTNEQSQKSVLHLTVAGTKDAILMVEAGAKEVSEKDVLGAILFGHEKIKEIVALQEEMQREIGKPKRQMAVFKASPEVDQAARAAATAELRRAAQNPDKLAREKDTQETMARFIEQLSEQFPDRQKEISSVLGKILKEQVRDMIVNQGTRPDGRRHDEIRPITCEVGLLPRAHGSGLFTRGQTQVMTATTLGTVSDVQKLIDLSPEEFKRYMHHYNFPPYSVGETRPLRGPGRREIGHGALAERALEPLIPGEDEFPYAIRLVSEVLESNGSTSMASVCASTLSLMDAGVPLKAPVAGVAMGLVQYDGKVAVLTDIQGIEDALGDMDFKVAGTHTGVTAIQMDMKIAGINRDILERALEQARQGRLFILDKIHGTIAEPRPELSPFAPRIIVMQIDPDKIREVIGPGGKTINKIIADTGVEIDIEDDGRVYIASTNMESGHKAAKIIENLIKEVEVGTTYLGKVMRVVDFGAFVEILPGKEGLVRIGELAEGHVDRVEDVVNVGDEIMVKVIEIDRLGRINLSRRELLPGASPRSERETSDRGGRGGPDRGRGGGPGRPGPRGYDHDDRRRR
- a CDS encoding deoxyribonuclease IV, translated to MRFGAHLSIGKGWTSMAGTAREEGMETVQVFSRSPRGGAAKPIDPKEAARMQRELEDGGVTPLVVHVPYFVNLATDVPNNREYTLETLALDLVRAGTLGSPFVVTHLGSSPGDRDEALERVATAVAAVLEASLKADPAAEGVALLLENSGGGGGDVGGSLGEIATVMRAVGSGNVGRLGVCLDTCHALVAGYDLRGRAGLRTFLDEVEGVIGLARVKVLHLNDSLGELGSHRDRHAAIGQGHVGLESFRALVAEPQLADRPGLLETPDEGRLADLERLKAMRDEMGR